One window from the genome of Halomicrobium zhouii encodes:
- a CDS encoding dihydrofolate reductase family protein, whose translation MATQYYTATSIDGYIADEDDSLEWLFQFGDVEGVDEDYSRFVEDVGAAAMGSTTYEWLLEHEDLRERPDEWPYDVPVWVFTSRDLPAVDGADLRFVQGDVAPVHADMASAADGGNVWLVGGGDLVGQFHDAALLDEIILSVAPVTLASGAPVLPRQITDPPLKLVDVDQYGDVFAALTYEVQRDGAAHE comes from the coding sequence ATGGCGACCCAGTACTACACGGCGACGAGTATCGACGGGTACATCGCCGACGAGGACGACTCGCTCGAGTGGCTGTTCCAGTTCGGTGATGTCGAGGGCGTGGACGAGGACTACTCGCGATTCGTCGAGGACGTCGGCGCCGCGGCGATGGGCTCGACGACCTACGAGTGGCTCCTGGAACACGAGGACCTCCGCGAGCGCCCGGACGAGTGGCCCTACGACGTCCCGGTGTGGGTGTTCACCAGTCGCGACCTGCCGGCGGTCGACGGCGCGGACCTCCGGTTCGTCCAGGGTGACGTGGCGCCCGTCCACGCGGACATGGCCTCGGCCGCGGACGGCGGGAACGTCTGGCTCGTCGGCGGCGGCGACCTCGTCGGGCAGTTCCACGACGCCGCGCTCCTCGACGAGATTATTCTCAGCGTCGCCCCCGTCACGCTCGCGTCGGGCGCGCCGGTGTTGCCGCGGCAGATCACCGATCCGCCGCTGAAACTGGTCGACGTGGACCAGTACGGCGACGTCTTCGCCGCGCTGACCTACGAGGTCCAGCGCGACGGCGCGGCCCACGAGTGA